The Urbifossiella limnaea genome has a window encoding:
- the atpH gene encoding ATP synthase F1 subunit delta, which produces MSQYSSYVEEVMSTGYHMSAEDMEKAQHRYEDILLRTESSRVTGRVARTYAEALLTAAEARGEADAVGDQFRSLGKDVFPAMPGLEALLDSPSVSRKRKDAVITQLFDGRATPLFLDFLRLLNRKDRLGILRLIAIAYRSLRDNDANRLRILVETAAPLDADQTAALERALAELTGKTPVLVVRPAPELIGGLVVHVGDKIYDTSVRSKLRAVRTKLLARGSHEIQGRRDRFRN; this is translated from the coding sequence GTGAGCCAGTACTCGTCGTACGTCGAAGAGGTGATGTCCACCGGGTACCACATGTCCGCCGAGGACATGGAGAAGGCCCAGCACCGGTACGAAGACATCCTGCTCCGCACCGAGAGCAGCCGCGTCACCGGCCGCGTCGCCCGGACCTACGCCGAGGCCCTCCTCACCGCCGCCGAGGCCCGCGGCGAGGCCGACGCGGTCGGCGACCAGTTCCGTTCGCTCGGCAAGGACGTGTTCCCCGCCATGCCCGGGCTCGAGGCCCTCCTGGACAGCCCGTCGGTCAGCCGCAAGCGGAAGGACGCGGTCATCACCCAGCTGTTCGACGGCCGGGCCACCCCGCTGTTCCTCGACTTCCTCCGGCTGCTGAACCGGAAGGACCGGCTCGGCATCCTGCGGCTGATCGCCATCGCCTACCGGTCGCTCCGCGACAACGACGCCAACCGCCTGCGCATCCTGGTCGAGACCGCCGCCCCGCTCGACGCCGACCAGACCGCCGCGCTGGAACGGGCCCTCGCCGAGCTCACCGGCAAGACCCCCGTCCTCGTCGTCCGGCCGGCGCCGGAATTGATCGGCGGGCTGGTCGTCCACGTCGGCGACAAGATTTACGACACCTCGGTCCGGTCGAAGCTCCGGGCCGTCCGCACCAAACTCCTGGCACGAGGCTCCCATGAGATTCAAGGCCGACGAGATCGCTTCCGTAATTAG
- a CDS encoding F0F1 ATP synthase subunit alpha: protein MRFKADEIASVISEELTNFRAAVDTRETGRVLEVGDGIARCYGLSEVMAGELVDFPAANVKGVAFNLEESSVSVIILGDYLQVTEGMEVRTTGELLSVPVGPALIGRVVDPLGNPIDGKGPVITTHRRPVESPAAGIVDRQPVKQPLQTGIKAIDAMTPVGRGQRELIIGDRKTGKTAIALDTIINQKDNPEGERVICVYVACGQMESKIAGVVERLREAGAMEYTIVVVSSSSDPAPLQYYAPYAGTAMAEYFMYEQGMDTLCVYDDLSKQASAYRQLSLLVRRPPGREAYPGDVFYCHSRLLERSAKLAEKWVIVPGDAKDADVTADWGVNAASHPTEKRQPGAAGKVYVGPGEMGGRDQAKHDLKSFPGHKIAKVPGSGGSLTALPIIETLEGEVSAYIPTNVISITDGQIYLQPDLKNAGILPAVDVGISVSRVGGNAQIAAMKDKRVAGGLKLTLAQFRELEAFAQLGTELDPATQKQLDRGQRMVEILKQGQYKPMHVLDQIMIIYAGNSGALDKVDRRKVKAWEEQFTKFMKEQAPEARALLAKEKKITDDVAKALDAALAAFGPQFKA from the coding sequence ATGAGATTCAAGGCCGACGAGATCGCTTCCGTAATTAGCGAGGAGCTCACCAACTTCCGGGCCGCCGTGGACACCCGCGAGACGGGCCGCGTCCTGGAAGTCGGTGACGGCATCGCCCGCTGCTACGGCCTCTCCGAGGTCATGGCCGGCGAGCTCGTCGACTTCCCCGCCGCCAACGTCAAGGGGGTCGCGTTCAACCTGGAGGAGTCGTCCGTCTCCGTCATCATCCTCGGCGACTACCTGCAGGTCACCGAGGGGATGGAGGTCCGCACCACCGGCGAGCTGCTGAGCGTGCCGGTCGGGCCGGCGCTGATCGGCCGCGTCGTGGACCCGCTCGGCAACCCGATCGACGGCAAGGGGCCGGTCATCACCACCCACCGCCGCCCGGTCGAGAGCCCGGCCGCCGGCATCGTGGACCGCCAGCCGGTGAAGCAGCCGCTCCAGACCGGGATCAAGGCCATCGACGCCATGACCCCCGTCGGCCGCGGCCAGCGCGAGCTCATCATCGGCGACCGCAAGACCGGCAAGACGGCCATCGCCCTCGACACGATCATCAACCAGAAGGACAACCCGGAGGGCGAGCGGGTCATCTGCGTGTACGTGGCGTGCGGGCAGATGGAGTCGAAGATCGCCGGCGTCGTCGAGCGGCTCCGCGAGGCCGGGGCGATGGAGTACACCATCGTCGTCGTGTCGTCGTCGTCCGACCCCGCCCCGCTCCAGTACTACGCCCCCTACGCCGGCACGGCGATGGCCGAGTACTTCATGTACGAGCAGGGGATGGACACGCTCTGCGTGTACGACGACCTCTCCAAGCAGGCGTCGGCGTACCGCCAGCTGTCGCTGCTGGTCCGCCGCCCGCCGGGCCGCGAGGCCTACCCCGGCGACGTGTTCTACTGCCACAGCCGCCTCCTGGAGCGCTCCGCGAAGCTGGCCGAGAAGTGGGTCATCGTCCCCGGCGACGCCAAGGACGCGGACGTGACGGCCGACTGGGGCGTGAACGCGGCGAGCCACCCGACCGAGAAGCGCCAGCCGGGCGCCGCGGGGAAGGTGTACGTCGGCCCCGGCGAGATGGGCGGCCGCGACCAGGCCAAGCACGACCTGAAGAGCTTCCCCGGCCACAAGATCGCCAAGGTGCCCGGCTCGGGCGGGTCGCTGACGGCGCTGCCGATCATCGAGACGCTCGAAGGCGAGGTGTCGGCGTACATCCCGACCAACGTGATCTCCATCACCGACGGCCAGATCTACCTCCAGCCGGACCTCAAGAACGCCGGCATCCTCCCCGCCGTGGACGTGGGCATCTCGGTGAGCCGCGTCGGCGGCAACGCCCAGATCGCGGCGATGAAGGACAAGCGGGTGGCCGGCGGGTTGAAGCTGACGCTGGCCCAGTTCCGCGAGCTGGAGGCGTTCGCGCAGCTCGGCACGGAGCTCGACCCGGCGACGCAGAAGCAGCTCGACCGCGGCCAGCGGATGGTGGAGATCCTGAAGCAGGGCCAGTACAAGCCGATGCACGTGCTGGACCAGATCATGATCATCTACGCCGGGAACAGCGGGGCGCTGGACAAGGTGGACCGCCGCAAGGTGAAGGCGTGGGAGGAGCAGTTCACGAAGTTCATGAAGGAGCAGGCGCCGGAGGCGCGGGCGCTGCTGGCGAAGGAGAAGAAGATCACCGACGACGTGGCCAAGGCGCTGGACGCGGCGCTGGCGGCGTTCGGGCCGCAGTTCAAGGCTTAG
- the atpG gene encoding ATP synthase F1 subunit gamma, with protein sequence MANLRSLVKRRKAVRNIRKITKTMELIATARFKKAFDRASEAAAYTKKIAELAADLSQNAGEVSHPLLATRPVKKSLLLVLTSNRGLCGGYNGSILREANGEIRRLTAAAAPFDLEVSGKRGQAFFKFQRVPRSREYSHFEDKPTFEQVDAVAGRYIDLFITGQIDEVKVAYMRFVSAARQEAVVETLLPLGSVGATTSAGAGPRVEYEFIPSAAEILGELVPAAFKARLFKCFLDAAVSEQIARRVAMKAATENAGDLIKDITRLYNRTRQANITKEISELIAGSEALK encoded by the coding sequence ATGGCAAACCTCCGCTCCCTGGTGAAGCGCCGCAAGGCGGTGCGGAACATCCGCAAGATCACCAAGACGATGGAGCTGATCGCCACCGCCCGGTTCAAGAAGGCGTTCGACCGGGCGTCCGAGGCGGCGGCGTACACCAAGAAGATCGCCGAGCTGGCCGCCGACCTGAGCCAGAACGCCGGCGAGGTGAGCCACCCACTACTGGCGACCCGGCCGGTGAAGAAGTCGCTGCTGCTGGTGCTCACCAGCAACCGCGGGCTGTGCGGCGGGTACAACGGGTCGATCCTCCGCGAGGCGAACGGCGAGATCCGCCGCCTCACGGCCGCGGCCGCGCCGTTCGACCTGGAGGTGAGCGGCAAGCGCGGGCAGGCGTTCTTCAAGTTCCAGCGGGTGCCCCGGAGCCGGGAGTACAGCCACTTCGAGGACAAGCCGACGTTCGAGCAGGTGGACGCCGTCGCCGGCCGGTACATCGACCTGTTCATCACCGGCCAGATCGACGAGGTGAAGGTGGCGTACATGCGGTTCGTGTCGGCCGCCCGGCAGGAGGCGGTGGTCGAGACGCTGCTGCCGCTCGGCAGCGTGGGGGCGACGACCTCCGCCGGCGCCGGCCCGCGGGTGGAATACGAGTTCATCCCGAGTGCCGCCGAAATCCTCGGCGAGCTGGTGCCGGCGGCGTTCAAGGCGCGGCTGTTCAAGTGCTTCCTCGACGCGGCGGTGAGCGAGCAGATCGCCCGCCGGGTGGCGATGAAGGCGGCGACCGAGAACGCCGGCGACCTGATCAAGGACATCACCCGGCTGTACAACCGGACGCGCCAGGCGAACATCACGAAGGAGATTTCGGAGCTCATCGCCGGGAGCGAGGCGCTGAAGTAA
- a CDS encoding DUF1569 domain-containing protein gives MVTRRALTFDTLGAAARDAEHLLAAGYDRAGSWDLAQCLDHLAAWLTYPVSGFPRMPLLLRPLFALVRATLGRGMLNKYLREGMPAGKPTMPQSVGQPGGDPAAALGRFKAAAERFEAHAGDYLPSPLFGPLTRDEALKVQLAHAAHHLSFLVPKR, from the coding sequence ATGGTCACCCGCCGCGCCCTGACGTTCGACACGCTCGGCGCCGCCGCCCGCGACGCCGAGCACCTGCTCGCCGCGGGCTACGACCGGGCCGGCAGCTGGGACCTGGCCCAGTGCCTCGACCACCTGGCGGCGTGGCTGACGTACCCGGTGAGCGGCTTCCCGCGGATGCCGCTGCTGCTCCGGCCGCTGTTCGCCCTGGTGCGGGCCACGCTCGGCCGGGGGATGCTGAACAAGTACCTCCGCGAGGGGATGCCCGCGGGGAAGCCGACGATGCCGCAGTCGGTCGGCCAGCCGGGCGGCGACCCGGCGGCGGCGCTGGGGCGGTTCAAGGCGGCGGCGGAGCGGTTCGAGGCGCACGCCGGCGACTACCTGCCGTCGCCGCTGTTCGGCCCGCTGACCCGCGACGAGGCGCTGAAGGTGCAGCTGGCCCACGCCGCGCACCACTTGAGTTTCCTGGTCCCGAAGCGTTAA
- the atpD gene encoding F0F1 ATP synthase subunit beta translates to MVSTVAKVGKIVQIIGSTFDVEFEEGHLPEIYNALKIETTGDKGVAINLTGEVQQHLGGSRVRCVALGSTDGLVRGLDVTDTGGPVSVPVGLETLGRVFNLLGDPIDGQGPVGNKETRGIHRAPPSFESLSPKAEVLVTGIKVIDLLTPLVRGGKAGLFGGAGLGKTVILQELITRIAKEYKGYSVFAGVGERTREGNDLWLEMQETKTSAAADAKSVLQSTAMVFGQMNEPPGARLRVALSALTMAEWFRDSTGTETLLFVDNVFRFSQAGSEVSALLGRMPSAVGYQPTLSTEMGELQERITSTKSGAITSVQAVYVPADDPTDPAPANTFQHLDAFIYLERSISEKGIYPAIDPLASNSRLLDPQFVGERHFAVADRVKRILQRYRELQDIIAILGVEELSEEDKAIVGRARRIERFLSQPFFVAEPFTGKSGEFTKLEDTIRSFEELCDGKWDNVNEAAFMYVGAIDQVAIAAEKMKTAK, encoded by the coding sequence ATGGTCAGCACCGTGGCGAAGGTCGGCAAGATCGTCCAGATCATCGGCTCCACGTTCGACGTGGAGTTCGAGGAGGGCCACCTCCCCGAGATCTACAACGCCCTCAAGATCGAGACGACCGGCGACAAGGGCGTTGCCATCAACCTCACCGGCGAGGTGCAGCAGCACCTCGGCGGCAGCCGCGTGCGGTGCGTGGCCCTCGGCAGCACCGACGGCCTCGTCCGCGGCCTGGACGTGACCGACACCGGCGGCCCGGTGAGCGTGCCGGTCGGCCTCGAAACGCTCGGCCGCGTCTTCAACCTCCTCGGCGACCCGATCGACGGCCAGGGGCCGGTCGGGAACAAGGAGACCCGCGGCATCCACCGCGCCCCGCCGTCGTTCGAGAGCCTGTCGCCGAAGGCCGAGGTGCTGGTCACCGGCATCAAGGTCATCGACCTGCTCACGCCGCTCGTCCGCGGCGGCAAGGCCGGCCTGTTCGGCGGGGCCGGTCTCGGCAAGACCGTGATTCTGCAGGAGCTCATCACCCGCATCGCCAAGGAGTACAAGGGGTACTCGGTGTTCGCCGGCGTCGGCGAGCGGACCCGCGAGGGGAACGACCTCTGGCTGGAAATGCAGGAGACGAAGACCAGCGCCGCGGCCGACGCCAAGAGCGTGCTCCAGAGCACCGCGATGGTGTTCGGCCAGATGAACGAGCCGCCGGGCGCCCGCCTCCGCGTCGCCCTGTCGGCCCTGACGATGGCCGAGTGGTTCCGCGACAGCACCGGCACCGAGACGCTGCTGTTCGTGGACAACGTGTTCCGCTTCTCGCAGGCCGGCTCGGAAGTGTCGGCGCTCCTCGGGCGTATGCCGAGCGCCGTGGGCTACCAGCCGACGCTCTCGACCGAGATGGGCGAGCTCCAGGAGCGCATCACCTCGACCAAGAGTGGGGCCATCACGTCGGTGCAGGCCGTGTACGTGCCGGCCGACGACCCCACCGACCCGGCCCCCGCCAACACGTTCCAGCACCTGGACGCGTTCATCTACCTGGAGCGGTCGATCTCGGAAAAGGGCATCTACCCGGCCATCGACCCGCTGGCGTCGAACAGCCGGCTGCTCGACCCGCAGTTCGTCGGCGAGCGGCACTTCGCGGTGGCCGACCGCGTGAAGCGGATTCTGCAGCGGTACCGCGAGCTGCAGGACATCATCGCCATCCTCGGCGTCGAGGAGCTGAGCGAGGAGGACAAGGCGATCGTGGGCCGTGCCCGCCGCATCGAGCGGTTCCTGAGCCAGCCGTTCTTCGTGGCCGAGCCGTTCACCGGCAAGAGCGGCGAGTTCACGAAGCTCGAAGACACGATCCGCAGCTTCGAGGAGCTGTGCGACGGCAAGTGGGACAACGTGAACGAGGCGGCGTTCATGTACGTCGGGGCGATCGACCAGGTGGCGATCGCCGCCGAGAAGATGAAGACGGCCAAGTAA
- the atpC gene encoding ATP synthase F1 subunit epsilon, whose amino-acid sequence MADATGKTVQVVVVTPEKAAFEGTADFVVLPMYDGELGVLPGRAPLIGRLGAGELRLMTGGAAATRFYVEPGFAQVRADVVTVLTAKALPAASVTAASAEQAAAAADALPGGNAVERANKDRARERAQGMKSVAAKNAAAG is encoded by the coding sequence ATGGCCGACGCGACGGGCAAGACGGTGCAGGTGGTGGTGGTGACGCCCGAGAAGGCGGCGTTCGAGGGCACCGCCGACTTCGTGGTGCTGCCGATGTACGACGGCGAACTCGGCGTGCTGCCGGGCCGCGCCCCGCTCATCGGCCGCCTCGGCGCCGGCGAGCTGCGGCTGATGACCGGCGGCGCCGCGGCGACGCGGTTCTACGTCGAGCCGGGGTTCGCGCAGGTGCGGGCCGACGTGGTGACCGTGCTGACGGCGAAGGCACTTCCCGCGGCGAGCGTGACCGCGGCGTCGGCCGAGCAGGCGGCGGCCGCCGCCGACGCGCTGCCGGGCGGGAACGCCGTCGAGCGCGCCAACAAGGACCGCGCCCGCGAGCGCGCCCAAGGGATGAAGTCGGTCGCCGCGAAGAACGCCGCCGCGGGGTGA
- a CDS encoding DUF1501 domain-containing protein, whose translation MTPYSSRRDFLARAGGGLGLLALADLLHAQDAPRDPLAARPSHFPAKAKSVIWLFMNGGPSQVDTWDYKPELERRHGQALPNFDNTTGFFAGQVGPLMKSPFKWDRHGQSGKWVSELFPKMSRHVDKMAFLHSLWTDSNNHSPALFKINTGMGRMGFPCVGSWATYGLGAESRSLPAFCVMYDTLGRGVPKGHSQNWGAGFLPTVYQGTAFAPQGQPIDNLARPADLPADRQRAQLDLLARLNRTAAERHPGEADLAARIESYELAYRMQTAAPEALDIDRETAETKSLYGLDVPKSAHFARQCITARRLVERGVRFVQIYSGGMENERSWDGHVDIAGNHRGFAAETDTPIAGLLEDLSRRGLLDSTLVIWGGEFGRLPVTQTGPNPGRDHNPHAMTYWLAGGGVKGGTGYGATDEVGLRAVENRVSINDLHATVLHLLGLDHKRLTYKYNGRDFRLTDVAGNVVREVLA comes from the coding sequence ATGACCCCGTACTCCTCCCGCCGCGACTTCCTCGCCCGCGCCGGCGGCGGCCTCGGCCTCCTCGCGCTCGCCGACCTGCTCCACGCCCAGGACGCGCCCCGCGACCCGCTGGCGGCGCGGCCGAGTCACTTCCCCGCGAAGGCCAAGAGCGTCATCTGGCTGTTCATGAACGGCGGGCCGAGCCAGGTGGACACCTGGGACTACAAGCCCGAACTCGAGCGCCGTCACGGCCAGGCGCTGCCGAACTTCGACAACACCACCGGCTTCTTCGCCGGCCAGGTCGGGCCGCTGATGAAGTCGCCGTTCAAGTGGGACCGCCACGGCCAGAGCGGCAAGTGGGTCAGCGAGCTGTTCCCGAAGATGAGCCGGCACGTCGACAAGATGGCGTTCCTCCACTCCCTGTGGACCGACTCGAACAACCACTCGCCGGCGCTGTTCAAGATCAACACCGGCATGGGCCGCATGGGCTTCCCGTGCGTCGGTAGCTGGGCCACCTACGGGCTCGGCGCCGAGAGCCGCAGCCTGCCGGCGTTCTGCGTCATGTACGACACCCTCGGCCGCGGCGTGCCGAAGGGGCACAGCCAGAACTGGGGCGCCGGCTTCCTCCCCACCGTGTACCAGGGCACCGCCTTCGCCCCGCAGGGGCAGCCCATCGACAACCTCGCCCGCCCCGCCGACCTGCCGGCCGACCGCCAGCGGGCGCAGCTCGATCTGCTGGCGCGCCTCAACCGTACCGCCGCAGAGCGGCACCCGGGCGAGGCCGACCTCGCGGCGCGGATCGAGTCGTACGAGCTGGCCTACCGGATGCAGACGGCCGCGCCGGAGGCGCTCGACATCGACCGCGAGACGGCGGAGACGAAGAGCCTGTACGGCCTCGACGTGCCGAAGTCGGCGCACTTCGCCCGGCAGTGCATCACCGCCCGCCGGCTCGTCGAGCGCGGCGTGCGCTTCGTACAGATCTACTCGGGCGGCATGGAGAACGAGCGGTCGTGGGACGGCCACGTGGACATCGCCGGCAACCACCGCGGCTTCGCCGCCGAGACCGACACGCCGATCGCCGGGCTGCTCGAAGACCTGTCGCGCCGCGGCCTGCTGGACAGCACGCTGGTGATCTGGGGCGGCGAGTTCGGCCGGCTGCCGGTGACGCAGACGGGGCCGAACCCGGGCCGCGACCACAACCCGCACGCGATGACGTACTGGCTCGCCGGCGGCGGCGTGAAGGGCGGCACGGGCTACGGCGCGACCGACGAGGTGGGCCTGCGGGCGGTCGAGAACCGGGTGAGCATCAACGACCTGCACGCGACCGTGCTCCACCTGCTCGGCCTGGACCACAAGCGGCTGACGTACAAGTACAACGGCCGCGACTTCCGCCTGACCGACGTGGCCGGCAACGTCGTCCGCGAAGTGCTAGCCTGA
- a CDS encoding RidA family protein: MGDREKRLEAAGYPLDRGPKEGPVIDLLAVLGKTVYASGQVPYDAGVLTSKGKVPSQVSVEDATKAAALCAANILRAVVTKLGTLDRIARVVRVTGYVNTDPDFADCHLVINGATNLLKEVFGPELGRHARTALGMGQLPLGTSVEVEAIFELAE; this comes from the coding sequence ATGGGCGACCGCGAGAAGCGCCTCGAAGCCGCGGGCTACCCGCTCGACCGCGGCCCGAAGGAGGGGCCGGTCATCGACCTCCTCGCCGTCCTCGGTAAGACGGTCTACGCCTCCGGGCAGGTGCCCTACGACGCCGGCGTCCTCACCAGCAAGGGGAAGGTGCCGTCGCAGGTGTCGGTCGAGGACGCGACGAAGGCGGCGGCCCTGTGCGCGGCCAACATCCTGCGCGCGGTCGTCACCAAGCTCGGCACGCTGGACCGCATCGCCCGGGTGGTGCGCGTGACCGGCTACGTCAACACCGACCCCGACTTCGCCGACTGTCACCTGGTCATCAACGGGGCGACGAACCTGTTGAAGGAGGTGTTCGGCCCCGAACTGGGTCGGCACGCCCGCACGGCGCTGGGCATGGGCCAGTTGCCGCTCGGCACCAGCGTCGAGGTCGAGGCGATCTTCGAGCTGGCGGAATAG
- a CDS encoding creatininase family protein, with amino-acid sequence MDLTDLTWPAVAALPRTTPVVFPVAALEQHGRHMPVFTDSLLLGEVVRRVKLTPVAGRCLFAPLQWLGNSHHHCDFPGTLSASPRVYLDLLKGLANNFVAHGFTRVVFVNGHGGNTGPLQQALFELRQDHRTTRELLLLSLTYWDAAGVPGIPGLVQTQMGHACEWETSMVLRLNPALVAGPVKDVPEVPFGAGFAPGYRGWVMGDRSEPGHIGTPAAATAEKGEALFAHFSLGVSRFLERAVAWERGWDG; translated from the coding sequence ATGGACCTGACCGACCTCACCTGGCCCGCCGTCGCGGCGCTGCCGCGCACCACGCCCGTCGTGTTCCCCGTCGCCGCGCTGGAGCAGCACGGCCGGCACATGCCCGTCTTCACCGACTCGCTGCTGCTTGGCGAAGTCGTCCGCCGGGTGAAGCTGACGCCGGTGGCGGGGCGGTGCCTGTTCGCGCCGCTGCAGTGGCTCGGCAACTCGCACCATCACTGCGACTTCCCGGGAACGTTGTCGGCGTCGCCGCGGGTGTACCTCGACCTGCTGAAGGGTTTGGCGAACAACTTCGTCGCGCACGGGTTCACGCGGGTGGTGTTCGTGAACGGCCACGGCGGCAACACCGGCCCGCTCCAGCAGGCGCTGTTCGAGCTGCGCCAGGACCACCGCACGACCCGCGAGCTGCTGCTGCTGTCGCTGACGTACTGGGACGCGGCCGGCGTGCCGGGCATCCCCGGGCTGGTGCAGACGCAGATGGGGCACGCCTGCGAGTGGGAGACGTCGATGGTGCTGCGGCTGAACCCGGCGCTGGTGGCGGGGCCGGTGAAGGACGTGCCGGAGGTGCCGTTCGGGGCGGGGTTCGCGCCGGGCTACCGCGGGTGGGTGATGGGCGACCGGAGCGAGCCCGGCCACATCGGCACGCCGGCGGCGGCGACCGCGGAGAAGGGCGAGGCGCTGTTCGCGCACTTCTCGTTGGGCGTTTCTCGATTCCTGGAACGGGCAGTCGCCTGGGAACGCGGGTGGGACGGATAA
- a CDS encoding MFS transporter — translation MTPPARSSSWKWWVCGVLLLATLLNYMDRQALAQTATELKQLYHLHDARYGQVEKWFSYAFAVGSVVFGLLADRFGPWRLYPLVLVGWSLAGIVTPFAADPSISGRLESPGDEPGEGAFRWLVLCRTVLGFFEAGHWPCALITARQVLTAADRPFGNGLLQSGATVGAVLVPLYVMLLRALGLGWEVVFWTVGAVGLLWVPVWFALVRRGDLDGPPPPPASGDAGPADVWGFVRRVAVLVTVVTCIGVSWQFVRAWLPKYLKEYHQYPAGLADLAVAGYYIAADVGCILAGFAVKWLAGRGWGVHPARVLVYAGWAGLTALAVAVPALGGSPWVLLPALMLVGAGVLGLHPVYYALAQELPAKHMGVLSGALAAVTWVVVGTVQGRIGAHIEATKSYDAGFVIAGLAPLAGLAALLVLWRDDRRA, via the coding sequence GTGACGCCTCCCGCTCGTTCCTCCTCGTGGAAGTGGTGGGTCTGCGGCGTCCTGCTGCTGGCGACGCTGCTGAACTACATGGACCGGCAGGCGCTGGCCCAGACCGCCACCGAGTTGAAGCAGCTGTACCACCTGCACGACGCGCGCTACGGGCAGGTCGAGAAGTGGTTCAGCTACGCCTTCGCCGTCGGGTCGGTCGTCTTCGGCCTCCTCGCCGACCGGTTCGGGCCGTGGCGGCTCTACCCGCTCGTCCTCGTCGGCTGGTCGCTCGCGGGCATCGTCACCCCGTTCGCCGCCGATCCCAGCATTTCGGGGCGGCTCGAATCACCCGGCGACGAGCCCGGCGAGGGGGCGTTCCGGTGGCTCGTGCTGTGCCGCACCGTGCTCGGGTTCTTCGAGGCCGGGCACTGGCCGTGCGCGCTCATCACCGCCCGCCAGGTGCTCACCGCCGCCGACCGGCCGTTCGGCAACGGGCTCCTGCAGAGCGGCGCGACGGTCGGCGCCGTGCTGGTGCCGCTGTACGTCATGCTGCTGCGGGCGCTCGGGCTCGGGTGGGAGGTCGTGTTCTGGACGGTCGGCGCGGTCGGCCTGCTGTGGGTGCCGGTGTGGTTCGCGCTGGTCCGCCGCGGCGACCTGGACGGCCCGCCGCCGCCGCCCGCGTCCGGCGACGCCGGCCCGGCCGACGTGTGGGGGTTCGTCCGCCGGGTGGCCGTGCTGGTGACGGTGGTGACGTGCATCGGCGTGAGCTGGCAGTTCGTCCGGGCGTGGCTGCCGAAGTATTTGAAGGAGTACCACCAGTACCCGGCCGGGCTCGCAGACCTGGCCGTGGCCGGGTACTACATCGCCGCGGATGTCGGGTGCATCCTGGCGGGGTTCGCGGTGAAGTGGCTGGCCGGCCGCGGGTGGGGGGTGCACCCGGCCCGGGTGCTGGTGTACGCCGGCTGGGCGGGGCTGACGGCACTGGCCGTGGCGGTGCCGGCGCTGGGCGGGAGCCCGTGGGTGCTGCTGCCGGCGCTGATGCTGGTGGGGGCGGGCGTGCTGGGGCTGCACCCGGTGTACTACGCGCTGGCGCAGGAACTGCCCGCGAAGCACATGGGCGTGCTGTCCGGGGCGCTGGCCGCGGTGACGTGGGTGGTGGTGGGGACGGTGCAGGGGCGGATCGGGGCGCACATCGAGGCGACGAAGAGCTACGACGCCGGGTTCGTGATCGCCGGGCTGGCGCCGCTCGCGGGGCTGGCGGCGCTGCTGGTGCTGTGGCGCGACGACCGGCGGGCGTGA